A window of Ignavibacterium sp. contains these coding sequences:
- a CDS encoding metal-dependent transcriptional regulator, which yields MSEPLTLLLIGFAIILLVYVLVKPENGLITLLIKNKNANQKTLLEDALKFIYNCEYNNINCTLNSIAGNLGISADFAAGIVAKLQNMGLLQVDRDYLALTSEGKSYALRVIRVHRLWEKFLADETSMTEKEWHKAAEEIEHKLSEEEADKLAAQIGNPVFDPHGDPIPTASGEIPEKAGKHLTEMQPGEMATIIHIEDEPHAIYSQILAEGLYPGMQIRMIEVNDKRVKFEANGEECILSPLIAKSITIGPIKFEKPVEGKLKTLSHLKVGEKGIVMGIAKSLRGQQRRRLMDLGIVPGTEIEAELESISGDPVAYRVRGATIALRKEQADKIYLVKDEEKN from the coding sequence ATGAGTGAACCTTTAACACTTTTGCTTATAGGATTTGCAATTATACTTCTGGTTTATGTTTTGGTGAAACCTGAAAACGGGTTAATCACTTTACTGATAAAAAATAAAAATGCAAATCAAAAAACTCTTCTCGAAGATGCATTGAAATTCATTTATAACTGTGAATACAACAATATTAATTGCACATTAAACAGTATTGCAGGTAATCTTGGCATCTCTGCAGATTTTGCTGCCGGTATTGTGGCAAAACTTCAGAATATGGGATTGCTTCAGGTTGACAGGGATTATCTGGCTCTCACTTCTGAGGGTAAATCTTATGCTTTGAGAGTAATACGCGTTCATAGATTGTGGGAAAAATTTCTTGCTGATGAAACGAGTATGACAGAAAAAGAATGGCATAAAGCTGCTGAAGAAATTGAACATAAATTGTCAGAAGAAGAAGCTGATAAGTTAGCTGCACAAATTGGCAATCCGGTTTTTGATCCTCACGGAGATCCAATACCAACCGCATCAGGAGAAATTCCTGAAAAAGCTGGTAAGCATCTTACTGAAATGCAACCTGGTGAAATGGCAACTATAATTCATATTGAAGATGAACCACACGCAATCTACAGTCAGATTCTTGCAGAAGGATTATACCCGGGAATGCAGATAAGAATGATTGAAGTAAATGATAAGAGAGTAAAGTTTGAAGCAAATGGAGAGGAATGTATCCTTTCACCATTAATTGCAAAAAGTATTACAATTGGTCCGATAAAATTTGAAAAACCTGTCGAAGGTAAATTGAAAACTCTTTCACATCTGAAAGTTGGAGAAAAAGGAATTGTAATGGGAATTGCAAAATCTTTAAGAGGACAGCAAAGAAGAAGATTGATGGATTTAGGAATAGTGCCTGGTACTGAAATAGAAGCCGAGCTTGAAAGTATTTCCGGCGATCCTGTTGCTTATCGTGTCAGAGGAGCTACTATTGCATTAAGAAAAGAACAAGCAGATAAAATTTATCTTGTTAAAGATGAGGAGAAAAATTGA